A genomic segment from Paenibacillus sp. FSL K6-1096 encodes:
- a CDS encoding LacI family DNA-binding transcriptional regulator: MKPTIYDVAREAGVSIATVSKVLNNSGRISSKTREKVTQVMEELNYQPSLVASALTSRRTGTIGLMIPDIANPFFAETARGIEDVAQEQGSDLIVCSTDRSDEKASRYISLLLRKRVDGLIIASHPGNPELIRSMLADHVPLVLFSADIRSMESHSVTVDDYKGGYQATEYLLSLGHRRLGIISDNLPGSKLRVEGFLDALKAAEIAWDHPANMIHTSATLENGRTAAAAMLNQAEDVRPTAIFACNDLLAIGVLKEARSAGLSIPRDLSVVGFDNTVLAEICHPTLTSIAQPLREMTEQAMLLLNESISNPASPKRKIMLMPELVIRHSTGPVPQ; the protein is encoded by the coding sequence ATGAAACCTACGATCTATGATGTGGCACGGGAAGCAGGCGTCTCTATCGCTACGGTGTCCAAGGTACTTAATAATAGCGGGCGGATCAGCAGCAAGACGCGGGAGAAAGTAACGCAGGTTATGGAGGAGCTGAACTACCAGCCGAGTCTGGTCGCCTCTGCCCTGACGAGCCGCCGGACGGGGACGATCGGGCTGATGATTCCTGATATTGCGAACCCTTTTTTTGCGGAGACGGCCCGGGGGATCGAGGATGTGGCCCAGGAGCAGGGCAGCGACCTAATCGTGTGCAGCACGGACCGCAGCGATGAGAAGGCGTCCCGGTATATCTCGCTGCTGCTGCGCAAACGGGTGGACGGCCTGATCATCGCCTCCCATCCCGGGAATCCTGAGCTGATCCGCAGCATGCTGGCCGATCATGTGCCGCTGGTGCTGTTCTCGGCTGATATCCGCTCGATGGAGAGCCACAGCGTTACGGTCGATGATTACAAAGGCGGCTATCAGGCGACAGAATACCTGCTCTCCCTTGGTCACCGCAGGCTGGGCATCATCTCCGACAATCTTCCGGGGAGCAAGCTGCGGGTGGAGGGCTTCCTGGATGCACTCAAGGCGGCGGAGATTGCTTGGGACCATCCGGCCAATATGATACATACTTCGGCCACGCTGGAGAACGGCCGTACGGCAGCGGCGGCGATGCTGAATCAGGCGGAGGATGTGCGGCCTACAGCGATTTTTGCCTGCAACGATCTGCTGGCGATCGGGGTGCTGAAGGAGGCGCGCAGCGCCGGGCTGTCCATTCCCCGCGACCTGTCTGTGGTCGGCTTCGACAATACGGTGCTGGCAGAGATCTGCCATCCGACATTGACCAGCATCGCCCAGCCTTTGCGCGAGATGACGGAGCAGGCGATGCTGCTGCTGAACGAATCGATCAGCAACCCGGCCAGCCCGAAGCGCAAAATCATGCTGATGCCGGAGCTGGTCATCCGCCATTCGACGGGGCCGGTTCCGCAGTAA